One window from the genome of Saimiri boliviensis isolate mSaiBol1 chromosome 2, mSaiBol1.pri, whole genome shotgun sequence encodes:
- the JKAMP gene encoding JNK1/MAPK8-associated membrane protein isoform X2, giving the protein MAVDIQPACLGLYCGKTLLFKNGSTEIYGECGVCPRGQRTNAQKYCQPCTESPELYDWLYLGFMAMLPLVLHWFFIEWYSGKKSSSALFQHITALFECSMAAIITLLVSDPVGVLYIRSCRVLMLSDWYTMLYNPSPDYVTTVHCTHEAVYPLYTIVFIYYAFCLVLMMLLRPLLVKKIACGLGKSDRFKSIYAALYFFPILTVLQAVGGGLLYYAFPYIILVLSLVTLAVYMSASEIENCYDLLVRKKRLIVLFSHWLLHAYGIISISRVDKLEQDLPLLALVPTPALFYLFTAKFTEPSRILSEGANGH; this is encoded by the exons ATGG ctgtcgATATTCAACCAGCATGCCTTGGACTTTATTGTGGGAAGAccctattatttaaaaatggctCAACTGAAATATATGGAGAATGTGGG GTATGCCCGAGAGGACAGAGAACAAATGCACAGAAATATTGTCAGCCTTGCACAGAATCTCCTGAACTTTATGATTGGCTGTATCTTGGATTTATGGCAATGCTTCCTCTGGTTTTACATTGGTTCTTCATTGAATGGTATTCGGGGAAAAAGAG tTCCAGCGCACTTTTCCAACACATCACTGCATTGTTTGAATGCAGCATGGCAGCTATTATCACCTTACTTGTGAGTGATCCAGTTGGTGTTCTTTATATTCGGTCATGTCGAGTGTTGATGCTTTCTGACTGGTACACGATGCTTTACAACCCAAGTCCAGATTATGTTACCACAGTGCACTGTACTCATGAAGCCGTCTACCCACT atacaccATTGTATTTATCTATTATGCATTCTGCTTGGTATTAATGATGCTGCTCCGACCTCTTCTAGTGAAGAAGATTGCATGTGGGTTAGGGAAGTCTGATCGATTTAAAAGTATTTATGCTGCACTTTACTTCTTCCCAATTTTAACTGTGCTTCAGGCAGTTGGTGGAGGCCTTTTAT ATTATGCCTTCCCGTATATTATATTAGTGTTATCTTTGGTTACTCTGGCTGTGTACATGTCTGCTTCTGAAATAGAG aACTGCTATGATCTTCTGGTCAGAAAGAAAAGACTTATTGTTCTCTTCAGCCACTGGTTACTTCATGCCTATGGAATAATCTCCATTTCTAGAGTGGATAAACTTGAGCAGGATTTGCCCCTTTTGGCTTTGGTACCTACACCAGCCCTTTTTTACTTGTTCACTGCAAAATTTACCGAACCTTCACGGATACTCTCAGAAGGAGCCAATGGACACTGA
- the JKAMP gene encoding JNK1/MAPK8-associated membrane protein isoform X3 → MACLGLYCGKTLLFKNGSTEIYGECGVCPRGQRTNAQKYCQPCTESPELYDWLYLGFMAMLPLVLHWFFIEWYSGKKSSSALFQHITALFECSMAAIITLLVSDPVGVLYIRSCRVLMLSDWYTMLYNPSPDYVTTVHCTHEAVYPLYTIVFIYYAFCLVLMMLLRPLLVKKIACGLGKSDRFKSIYAALYFFPILTVLQAVGGGLLYYAFPYIILVLSLVTLAVYMSASEIENCYDLLVRKKRLIVLFSHWLLHAYGIISISRVDKLEQDLPLLALVPTPALFYLFTAKFTEPSRILSEGANGH, encoded by the exons ATGG CATGCCTTGGACTTTATTGTGGGAAGAccctattatttaaaaatggctCAACTGAAATATATGGAGAATGTGGG GTATGCCCGAGAGGACAGAGAACAAATGCACAGAAATATTGTCAGCCTTGCACAGAATCTCCTGAACTTTATGATTGGCTGTATCTTGGATTTATGGCAATGCTTCCTCTGGTTTTACATTGGTTCTTCATTGAATGGTATTCGGGGAAAAAGAG tTCCAGCGCACTTTTCCAACACATCACTGCATTGTTTGAATGCAGCATGGCAGCTATTATCACCTTACTTGTGAGTGATCCAGTTGGTGTTCTTTATATTCGGTCATGTCGAGTGTTGATGCTTTCTGACTGGTACACGATGCTTTACAACCCAAGTCCAGATTATGTTACCACAGTGCACTGTACTCATGAAGCCGTCTACCCACT atacaccATTGTATTTATCTATTATGCATTCTGCTTGGTATTAATGATGCTGCTCCGACCTCTTCTAGTGAAGAAGATTGCATGTGGGTTAGGGAAGTCTGATCGATTTAAAAGTATTTATGCTGCACTTTACTTCTTCCCAATTTTAACTGTGCTTCAGGCAGTTGGTGGAGGCCTTTTAT ATTATGCCTTCCCGTATATTATATTAGTGTTATCTTTGGTTACTCTGGCTGTGTACATGTCTGCTTCTGAAATAGAG aACTGCTATGATCTTCTGGTCAGAAAGAAAAGACTTATTGTTCTCTTCAGCCACTGGTTACTTCATGCCTATGGAATAATCTCCATTTCTAGAGTGGATAAACTTGAGCAGGATTTGCCCCTTTTGGCTTTGGTACCTACACCAGCCCTTTTTTACTTGTTCACTGCAAAATTTACCGAACCTTCACGGATACTCTCAGAAGGAGCCAATGGACACTGA
- the JKAMP gene encoding JNK1/MAPK8-associated membrane protein isoform X1, with translation MIKARTISEAFYKAVDIQPACLGLYCGKTLLFKNGSTEIYGECGVCPRGQRTNAQKYCQPCTESPELYDWLYLGFMAMLPLVLHWFFIEWYSGKKSSSALFQHITALFECSMAAIITLLVSDPVGVLYIRSCRVLMLSDWYTMLYNPSPDYVTTVHCTHEAVYPLYTIVFIYYAFCLVLMMLLRPLLVKKIACGLGKSDRFKSIYAALYFFPILTVLQAVGGGLLYYAFPYIILVLSLVTLAVYMSASEIENCYDLLVRKKRLIVLFSHWLLHAYGIISISRVDKLEQDLPLLALVPTPALFYLFTAKFTEPSRILSEGANGH, from the exons ATGATAAAAGCTAGGACAATCTCGGAAGCTTTTTATAAAG ctgtcgATATTCAACCAGCATGCCTTGGACTTTATTGTGGGAAGAccctattatttaaaaatggctCAACTGAAATATATGGAGAATGTGGG GTATGCCCGAGAGGACAGAGAACAAATGCACAGAAATATTGTCAGCCTTGCACAGAATCTCCTGAACTTTATGATTGGCTGTATCTTGGATTTATGGCAATGCTTCCTCTGGTTTTACATTGGTTCTTCATTGAATGGTATTCGGGGAAAAAGAG tTCCAGCGCACTTTTCCAACACATCACTGCATTGTTTGAATGCAGCATGGCAGCTATTATCACCTTACTTGTGAGTGATCCAGTTGGTGTTCTTTATATTCGGTCATGTCGAGTGTTGATGCTTTCTGACTGGTACACGATGCTTTACAACCCAAGTCCAGATTATGTTACCACAGTGCACTGTACTCATGAAGCCGTCTACCCACT atacaccATTGTATTTATCTATTATGCATTCTGCTTGGTATTAATGATGCTGCTCCGACCTCTTCTAGTGAAGAAGATTGCATGTGGGTTAGGGAAGTCTGATCGATTTAAAAGTATTTATGCTGCACTTTACTTCTTCCCAATTTTAACTGTGCTTCAGGCAGTTGGTGGAGGCCTTTTAT ATTATGCCTTCCCGTATATTATATTAGTGTTATCTTTGGTTACTCTGGCTGTGTACATGTCTGCTTCTGAAATAGAG aACTGCTATGATCTTCTGGTCAGAAAGAAAAGACTTATTGTTCTCTTCAGCCACTGGTTACTTCATGCCTATGGAATAATCTCCATTTCTAGAGTGGATAAACTTGAGCAGGATTTGCCCCTTTTGGCTTTGGTACCTACACCAGCCCTTTTTTACTTGTTCACTGCAAAATTTACCGAACCTTCACGGATACTCTCAGAAGGAGCCAATGGACACTGA